A genomic region of Methanothermobacter sp. CaT2 contains the following coding sequences:
- a CDS encoding DNA topoisomerase IV subunit A, with the protein MNRREIAINKLKSLGDVILDDVTKGRIPRIKVPSRGTSNIIYDEDKRHYVLGDRYGTRSMGNVKQIKKIGQMLYTANFCKDLVAREKTATLRELYYISEGWEVDFADQQESNIVGEDLEVTLGMTREELGLMPEEDGASVYGALTVREGDIEIDALRSGKSGYNISPTIDEVEFVDHDVERVIAVETMGMFHRLVQEKAYKKFDALIVGLKGQAARATRRFIKRVNEELNLPVYICNDGDPWGFHIAMVIISGSAKLAHVNHQLATPDAKFLGVTASDIINYDLPTDPLKDVDVVRLKELLQDPRYRGDFWKTEIKKMLTIGKKAEQQSFSKYGLEYVVDTYLPEKLEAVENQ; encoded by the coding sequence ATGAATAGAAGGGAAATAGCCATTAACAAACTCAAAAGTCTTGGAGACGTTATACTCGATGATGTGACCAAGGGGAGGATCCCCAGGATAAAGGTCCCGTCAAGGGGCACATCCAACATAATCTATGATGAAGATAAGAGGCACTACGTCCTTGGAGACCGATACGGTACACGTTCAATGGGTAACGTTAAGCAGATCAAGAAGATAGGGCAGATGCTCTACACAGCTAACTTCTGCAAGGACCTCGTGGCGAGGGAGAAAACAGCCACCCTCAGGGAACTCTACTACATCTCAGAGGGTTGGGAGGTGGACTTTGCAGACCAGCAGGAGTCCAACATCGTTGGTGAGGACCTTGAGGTCACCCTTGGCATGACCAGGGAGGAACTGGGCCTCATGCCAGAGGAGGACGGAGCGTCTGTCTACGGGGCCCTGACTGTCCGTGAGGGTGATATTGAAATAGATGCCCTCCGATCAGGTAAATCAGGCTACAACATATCCCCAACCATCGATGAGGTTGAATTTGTGGATCATGACGTTGAACGTGTCATTGCAGTTGAGACAATGGGTATGTTCCACCGTCTCGTTCAGGAGAAGGCCTACAAGAAGTTTGATGCCCTTATAGTCGGACTGAAGGGTCAGGCTGCAAGGGCAACAAGGAGGTTCATCAAGAGGGTCAACGAGGAACTCAACCTCCCGGTTTACATCTGCAACGACGGAGACCCATGGGGATTCCATATCGCCATGGTCATAATCTCAGGCAGTGCAAAACTCGCCCATGTGAACCATCAGCTTGCAACCCCGGATGCAAAGTTCCTGGGTGTGACTGCAAGTGACATAATAAACTATGACCTTCCAACTGATCCTCTCAAGGATGTCGATGTTGTAAGGCTCAAGGAGCTCCTCCAAGACCCCAGGTACAGGGGTGATTTCTGGAAGACAGAGATCAAGAAGATGCTCACTATCGGTAAGAAGGCAGAACAGCAGTCCTTCTCAAAGTATGGTCTTGAGTATGTTGTAGATACCTATCTGCCAGAGAAACTCGAGGCTGTGGAGAACCAGTAG
- a CDS encoding phosphorylating glyceraldehyde-3-phosphate dehydrogenase — protein sequence MISVAINGYGTIGKRVADAVAAQDDMKVAGVSKTKPDFEARVAIEKGYDLYVSIPEREKLFDEAGIPVSGTVEDMLEEADIVVDATPEGIGAKNLEMYREKGIKAIFQGGEKHDAIGLSFNSFANYDESLGADYTRVVSCNTTGLCRTLKPIDDLCGIKKVRAVMVRRGADPVQVKKGPINAIVPNPPTVPSHHGPDLKTVMKGVNIHTVALLVPTTLMHQHNIMVELEDPVEADEIKARLDETTRVMLVRASEGLASTAEIMEYAKELGRSRNDLFEIPVWEESINVVDGELFYMQAVHQESDAVPESVDAIRALLELEEDNMKSIMKTNRAMGIL from the coding sequence ATGATATCTGTAGCCATTAACGGGTATGGGACAATAGGAAAGAGAGTTGCTGATGCTGTAGCTGCCCAGGACGACATGAAGGTCGCTGGTGTCAGCAAAACAAAACCTGATTTTGAGGCGAGGGTTGCAATCGAGAAGGGATACGACCTCTACGTCAGCATCCCTGAACGTGAGAAGCTCTTCGACGAAGCCGGCATACCTGTGAGCGGTACCGTGGAGGATATGCTGGAGGAAGCAGATATAGTGGTTGATGCAACACCTGAGGGTATAGGTGCAAAGAACCTTGAAATGTACAGGGAGAAGGGCATAAAGGCCATATTCCAGGGCGGTGAAAAACACGACGCCATAGGATTATCCTTCAACTCATTTGCAAACTACGATGAATCCCTTGGAGCCGACTATACCCGTGTGGTTTCATGCAACACAACAGGACTCTGCAGAACCCTCAAACCCATCGATGACCTCTGCGGCATAAAGAAGGTGAGGGCTGTTATGGTGAGGAGGGGTGCCGACCCCGTGCAGGTCAAAAAGGGACCGATAAACGCCATAGTACCGAACCCTCCAACCGTGCCATCACACCACGGCCCCGACCTCAAGACCGTCATGAAGGGCGTTAACATCCACACGGTGGCCCTCCTGGTCCCAACAACACTGATGCACCAGCACAACATAATGGTTGAACTTGAGGATCCCGTTGAGGCCGATGAGATAAAGGCCCGGCTCGATGAGACCACGAGGGTCATGCTTGTCAGGGCCTCTGAGGGTCTCGCATCAACGGCTGAGATAATGGAGTACGCCAAGGAACTTGGAAGGTCAAGGAACGACCTCTTCGAGATACCTGTATGGGAGGAGTCAATAAACGTTGTTGACGGGGAACTCTTCTATATGCAGGCCGTCCACCAGGAGTCAGATGCTGTGCCCGAGAGTGTGGATGCCATAAGGGCACTCCTGGAGCTCGAGGAGGACAACATGAAGTCCATCATGAAGACCAACAGGGCCATGGGCATCCTCTAA
- a CDS encoding deoxyribonuclease IV, with amino-acid sequence MLFLIRVGPAGNPVGYLGSTVNVFSKIRAMGLDAYEYQATYGLRLKKENAIRIGENSRKNDILVSMHGPYYINLSSAKKETVEKSIERLFDCAVAAELMGAYRIVFHPGFYGDHGRSGAIGLCIKALDELIERLHGAGIRKFTLAPETTGKRSQVGSLDEIIKLSEEFDEVMPTIDFAHIHARGGGCIRDASSYRGILERIESRLGSHHLHCHFTGIEYTDAGERKHHSLSEGYGPPIEPLIEVLVDGGWDATIISETPMKDTDARKIKGIIKEYLER; translated from the coding sequence GTGTTGTTTTTGATAAGGGTTGGTCCGGCTGGTAACCCTGTTGGTTACCTTGGAAGCACCGTCAATGTCTTCAGCAAGATCAGGGCCATGGGACTGGACGCCTACGAGTACCAGGCAACCTATGGCCTCAGGTTAAAGAAAGAGAACGCCATCAGGATCGGAGAGAACTCCAGGAAGAATGACATCCTTGTCTCGATGCACGGACCATACTACATAAACCTCTCATCGGCCAAGAAGGAAACCGTTGAAAAATCCATTGAACGCCTATTTGACTGCGCCGTTGCAGCGGAACTGATGGGAGCCTACAGGATCGTATTCCACCCCGGATTCTATGGCGACCATGGGAGATCAGGGGCCATTGGACTCTGCATCAAAGCCCTGGATGAACTCATCGAGCGCCTCCATGGTGCAGGTATCAGGAAATTCACCCTTGCACCTGAGACAACCGGTAAGAGGTCACAGGTTGGAAGCCTTGATGAGATAATAAAGCTTTCAGAGGAATTCGATGAGGTCATGCCCACCATAGACTTTGCACACATACATGCAAGGGGCGGTGGATGCATAAGGGATGCCTCCAGTTACAGGGGGATACTTGAGAGAATCGAGTCCAGGCTCGGATCCCATCACCTACACTGCCACTTCACAGGGATAGAGTACACCGACGCCGGGGAGAGGAAGCATCACAGCCTCTCTGAGGGCTACGGGCCTCCCATAGAGCCCCTCATAGAGGTTCTTGTGGATGGTGGGTGGGATGCCACCATAATCTCTGAGACACCGATGAAGGACACTGATGCCCGGAAAATAAAGGGCATCATCAAGGAATACCTCGAGAGATAA
- a CDS encoding AAA family ATPase — protein sequence MKFNNIIYDPQVSDKKFPVQASDPEREAKLVVLQPVGYPFVCNLMEAPRIDAVNKELFEIYARDQWEGFRAAEGSYLFDQKLLPDYAFKIIRAHPDGSKITRNTSIILLENDREEFHEVRSSITMDDVIGQEDAKIKCRIIMKYLEDPDRFRDWAPRNVLFHGSPGTGKTMLAKSLANELKVPLYLIKATSLIGEHVGDGARQIHELYELASKTAPSVIFIDEMDAIGLDRRYQSLRGDVSEVVNALLTEMDGINQNWGVVTIGATNNPELLDKAIRSRFEEEIEFKLPDDEERKLMLEKYIETMPLKVDFPVDKLVKLTREMSGRDIKDRVLKTALHRAIAEDSESVRAEHIEYALKERKVSGEPKHMFA from the coding sequence GTGAAATTCAACAATATAATCTATGACCCCCAGGTATCCGATAAAAAGTTTCCAGTGCAGGCATCAGACCCTGAAAGGGAGGCTAAACTTGTTGTGCTGCAGCCAGTTGGATACCCCTTTGTATGCAACCTCATGGAGGCTCCGAGGATAGACGCTGTTAACAAGGAGCTCTTTGAGATATACGCCAGGGACCAGTGGGAGGGTTTCAGGGCAGCTGAGGGTTCATACCTCTTTGACCAGAAGCTGCTCCCTGACTATGCCTTCAAGATAATAAGGGCCCATCCTGACGGTTCAAAGATAACCAGGAACACCTCAATAATACTCCTGGAGAATGATCGGGAGGAATTCCATGAGGTCAGGAGCAGCATCACCATGGATGACGTTATCGGGCAGGAGGACGCCAAGATAAAGTGCAGGATAATCATGAAGTACCTTGAAGATCCAGACCGCTTCAGGGACTGGGCCCCCAGGAACGTTCTCTTCCATGGAAGCCCGGGGACAGGTAAGACAATGCTTGCAAAGTCCCTTGCAAATGAACTGAAGGTCCCCCTCTACCTCATAAAGGCCACGAGCCTCATAGGGGAACATGTTGGTGATGGCGCAAGGCAGATACATGAACTCTATGAACTCGCATCAAAGACAGCCCCCTCAGTCATATTCATAGATGAAATGGATGCCATTGGCCTTGACAGGAGATACCAGTCCCTCCGTGGAGACGTCTCAGAGGTCGTCAACGCCCTCCTCACAGAGATGGATGGTATAAACCAGAACTGGGGTGTTGTAACAATAGGAGCCACCAACAACCCTGAACTTCTTGATAAGGCCATAAGGAGCCGTTTTGAGGAGGAAATTGAGTTCAAGCTGCCTGATGATGAGGAGAGAAAACTGATGCTTGAGAAGTACATTGAAACCATGCCCCTCAAGGTGGATTTCCCTGTTGACAAACTTGTCAAGCTCACCAGGGAAATGTCAGGGAGGGATATAAAGGACAGGGTTCTTAAGACAGCCCTCCACCGGGCCATAGCAGAGGACAGCGAATCTGTTAGAGCCGAACACATAGAGTACGCCCTTAAGGAGCGTAAGGTCTCAGGCGAACCCAAACACATGTTTGCCTGA
- the hemA gene encoding glutamyl-tRNA reductase, with amino-acid sequence MILNIRLDHKTSDVKTMESSHERMEALVAELESRGAVMEKVPIRTCNRIEYYLSVQEIPPGFEFDGFTVEGDEDALRHILRLASGLESMIIGEDQILGQIKAARVQAMREGTCGPVLDMVFTKAVHVGQTVRRKTQINRGSVSIGSAAVDLAESIHGDLKCRKVLVIGAGKMGTLVARALAEKHLSAIMVANRTYERAYQLACELGGDAIHFDRLNRALRDADVVISATGSPHYILTRERVRDAIPPERRSAVVMVDIANPRDIEESVRELGIRLFTIDDLRGVAEENRRRREAEAREAERIVESELKLLLRSLKHMEVEPLLAEVRGNMESLRRREAERALNKIMNSSDPEGVIEALSRSIVDKIFHDIAISIRQAAERGDEEFLSMCAELFNCKDLK; translated from the coding sequence GTGATTCTCAACATAAGGCTGGACCACAAGACATCCGATGTGAAGACCATGGAGTCCTCACATGAGAGGATGGAGGCCCTTGTGGCTGAACTTGAGTCCAGGGGAGCTGTGATGGAGAAGGTCCCAATAAGGACCTGCAACCGCATCGAATACTACCTTTCAGTTCAGGAGATACCCCCGGGCTTTGAGTTCGATGGATTCACGGTTGAAGGGGATGAGGATGCCCTCAGACATATCCTGAGACTTGCATCCGGTCTTGAATCCATGATAATAGGGGAGGACCAGATACTCGGCCAGATAAAGGCTGCAAGGGTTCAGGCCATGCGTGAAGGGACCTGCGGCCCGGTCCTGGACATGGTGTTCACCAAGGCAGTCCATGTGGGGCAGACCGTCAGGAGGAAGACCCAGATAAACAGGGGCTCTGTTTCCATAGGGTCAGCAGCGGTTGACCTTGCAGAATCCATACACGGAGATCTGAAATGCAGGAAGGTCCTTGTCATAGGGGCAGGTAAGATGGGGACCCTCGTTGCAAGGGCACTTGCAGAGAAGCACCTCAGCGCCATAATGGTGGCCAACAGGACCTATGAGAGGGCCTACCAGCTGGCATGTGAACTCGGTGGAGATGCTATACACTTTGACAGGCTCAACAGGGCCCTCAGGGACGCAGATGTTGTTATCAGTGCCACAGGCTCACCCCACTACATTCTGACCCGTGAACGTGTCAGGGACGCAATACCTCCGGAGAGGAGATCCGCTGTGGTCATGGTGGACATAGCCAACCCACGTGACATAGAGGAGTCGGTAAGAGAACTTGGCATCAGACTCTTCACAATCGATGATCTGAGGGGAGTGGCGGAAGAGAACCGGAGAAGGAGGGAGGCAGAGGCGAGGGAGGCTGAAAGAATTGTTGAAAGTGAACTTAAGCTCCTCCTGAGGTCCCTCAAACACATGGAGGTTGAACCCCTCCTTGCAGAGGTGAGGGGCAATATGGAGTCACTCCGCAGGCGCGAGGCAGAAAGGGCCCTCAATAAGATCATGAACTCCTCTGACCCTGAGGGGGTTATTGAGGCCCTCAGCAGGTCCATCGTGGATAAGATATTCCATGATATAGCCATCAGCATCCGGCAGGCGGCTGAGAGGGGCGATGAGGAATTTCTGAGCATGTGCGCGGAGCTCTTTAACTGCAAAGATCTAAAATGA
- a CDS encoding bifunctional precorrin-2 dehydrogenase/sirohydrochlorin ferrochelatase, with amino-acid sequence MSLTPLYIDMDGRRVLIVGSGTVGRRRAERFLKAGAEVAVIGTSEIEGTIPAREDDLEYWVEWADLVVAASPDGDLNERVTELAGGKLINRADDPSRGNVVVPATFNIGEVSVSIFTGTKSPLMARYLRERIREAISPQDLLMIEVQDRARRILMGEAGDHRKRRRILYEISEDPGVREMIEGGDLDGAVERAEIIIRERLGCCR; translated from the coding sequence ATGTCCCTCACACCCCTCTACATAGACATGGATGGTAGAAGGGTTCTCATCGTTGGCTCCGGTACGGTGGGGAGGAGGAGGGCTGAAAGATTCCTTAAAGCAGGAGCAGAGGTCGCGGTTATCGGCACATCAGAAATTGAGGGAACCATCCCTGCCAGGGAGGACGACCTTGAGTACTGGGTGGAGTGGGCCGACCTCGTAGTGGCAGCAAGTCCTGACGGCGACCTGAATGAAAGGGTGACTGAACTTGCAGGCGGTAAACTGATAAACAGGGCAGATGATCCCTCAAGGGGTAACGTCGTGGTCCCGGCCACCTTCAACATTGGAGAGGTTTCAGTATCGATCTTCACGGGGACAAAGAGCCCCCTCATGGCAAGGTATCTGAGGGAGAGGATCCGGGAGGCCATCAGCCCCCAGGACCTCCTCATGATCGAGGTCCAGGACAGGGCAAGGAGGATTCTAATGGGTGAGGCCGGTGATCACAGGAAGAGGCGCAGGATACTCTATGAAATTTCAGAGGACCCCGGGGTGAGGGAGATGATTGAAGGGGGAGACCTTGATGGGGCAGTTGAAAGGGCTGAAATCATAATCAGGGAACGGCTGGGGTGTTGCAGGTGA
- a CDS encoding methanogenesis marker 9 domain-containing protein, with product MVWSDAPSHVCRGGDKRALTFCCPPVKPCPIMIALEEAGLTPQDYIEIKESFAKRTRLGEGQGTCFGSLVWCCKPSKPCPLRDMAMKRINMSTEEYMELKKKLSEELVGTSEPDTESVKALADAFDVTPEEAREALEDAGNDLRTAMKILRMKSL from the coding sequence TTGGTATGGAGCGATGCACCATCCCATGTTTGCAGGGGTGGTGATAAGAGGGCACTCACCTTCTGCTGCCCACCGGTTAAACCCTGCCCCATAATGATAGCCCTCGAGGAGGCAGGGCTCACACCCCAGGATTACATTGAAATCAAGGAGTCATTTGCAAAGAGAACAAGGCTCGGGGAGGGCCAGGGGACATGCTTCGGATCCCTGGTATGGTGCTGCAAGCCATCAAAACCATGCCCCCTGAGGGACATGGCAATGAAGAGGATAAACATGAGCACCGAGGAGTACATGGAACTCAAGAAGAAACTCTCCGAGGAACTTGTCGGCACATCAGAACCTGACACAGAGAGCGTGAAGGCCCTGGCAGATGCCTTCGACGTAACTCCCGAGGAGGCCAGGGAGGCCCTTGAGGATGCGGGCAACGACCTCAGGACGGCAATGAAGATACTGAGAATGAAGTCCCTCTGA
- the atwA gene encoding methyl coenzyme M reductase system, component A2 produces the protein MSFIKLENVTKKFKGVEVLRDISVEIDEGKVLGILGRSGAGKSVLINMLRGMKEYRPDSGRVIYNVAICPECLRVEPPSFDGRNCSCGSSFALEEVDFWNCDKKIFAAVRRRIAIMLQRTFALYEDDTVIDNVIKSMPELEYETALYRALELLEMTQMGHRITHIARDLSGGEKQRVVLARQLAKEPMLFLADEPTGTLDPQTAELIHDALLEGVKEKGITMIITSHWPEVMSDLSDYAIWIEKGEIVEEGDPDTVVARFMEQVPAPEKAKEFEQENPIIKMVDVKKHYYSIDRGVVKAVDGVDLTVYEGEIFGVVGLSGAGKTTLSRIIIGITEPSSGKVCVRLGDEWIDMTEKGPLGRGRVTPYLGILHQEYSLYPHRDVLGNLTEAISLELPAEFARMKAVYVLKAVGFDDKYAESILSKYPDELSGGERHRVALAQVLIKEPRIIILDEPTGTMDPITRVQVTDSILKAREELNQTFLIISHDMDFVLDVCDRASLMRGGRILKTGDPESIVGDLTPDEKSKMFRE, from the coding sequence ATGTCTTTCATAAAACTGGAAAATGTCACAAAGAAGTTTAAGGGTGTTGAGGTTCTAAGGGATATCAGTGTTGAAATCGATGAGGGCAAGGTTTTGGGTATACTCGGAAGGAGTGGAGCCGGAAAATCAGTTCTCATCAACATGCTCCGTGGTATGAAGGAGTACCGACCAGACAGCGGCCGGGTAATCTACAACGTCGCCATATGTCCTGAATGCCTTCGTGTGGAGCCACCATCCTTTGATGGCAGGAACTGCTCCTGCGGATCAAGCTTTGCACTGGAGGAGGTCGATTTCTGGAACTGTGACAAGAAGATATTCGCTGCTGTGAGGAGAAGGATAGCCATCATGCTGCAGAGGACCTTCGCCCTTTATGAGGATGACACCGTAATCGATAACGTCATAAAGTCAATGCCCGAGCTTGAATATGAGACAGCCCTCTACCGGGCCCTGGAGCTCCTTGAGATGACTCAGATGGGCCACAGGATAACCCACATTGCAAGGGACCTGAGTGGTGGTGAAAAACAGAGGGTCGTACTCGCAAGACAGCTTGCAAAGGAACCCATGCTCTTCCTGGCAGATGAACCAACAGGTACACTGGATCCCCAGACAGCGGAACTCATACACGACGCACTCCTTGAGGGTGTCAAGGAGAAGGGCATCACAATGATCATAACCTCCCACTGGCCAGAGGTCATGAGCGACCTCTCAGACTACGCCATATGGATCGAGAAGGGCGAAATTGTTGAGGAGGGAGACCCGGACACAGTGGTGGCCAGGTTCATGGAACAGGTACCTGCCCCTGAAAAGGCCAAGGAATTCGAACAGGAAAACCCCATAATAAAGATGGTTGATGTCAAGAAACACTACTACTCCATTGACAGGGGTGTTGTTAAGGCAGTCGATGGGGTTGACCTCACGGTCTATGAGGGCGAGATCTTCGGTGTTGTTGGCCTAAGCGGGGCCGGGAAGACAACCCTATCCCGGATAATAATAGGTATCACAGAGCCCAGCAGCGGGAAGGTCTGTGTGAGGCTCGGTGATGAATGGATTGACATGACCGAGAAGGGACCCCTCGGTCGTGGCCGTGTAACACCCTACCTTGGAATACTGCACCAGGAGTACAGCCTCTACCCCCACAGGGATGTTCTCGGCAACCTCACAGAGGCCATAAGTCTGGAGCTACCCGCTGAATTTGCAAGGATGAAGGCTGTATATGTACTGAAGGCGGTTGGATTCGACGATAAATACGCCGAGAGCATCCTTAGCAAGTATCCCGATGAACTTTCAGGTGGTGAGAGGCACAGGGTCGCCCTTGCCCAGGTCCTCATCAAGGAGCCACGCATAATAATACTTGACGAGCCGACAGGTACAATGGACCCCATAACCAGGGTGCAGGTCACAGATTCAATCCTCAAGGCAAGGGAGGAACTGAATCAGACATTCCTCATAATATCCCATGACATGGACTTTGTACTGGATGTATGTGACAGGGCATCCCTCATGAGGGGCGGCAGGATTCTAAAGACAGGTGACCCCGAGTCAATCGTTGGTGACCTCACACCCGATGAGAAGAGTAAGATGTTCAGGGAGTAA
- a CDS encoding MJ0144 family RNA dihydrouridine synthase-like protein, with protein sequence MAGISDAEFCLKLIPYGFDMVTLGGYNADRETSRAGRLIAQRGRPEFDFDCSELRSIINHEASRIKERFDVMVSVNIRALEPERIVEISSIESVDVVEINAHCRQPEITEIGAGQSMLLDPEFLEDFTAEVTGKARSRVSVKIRGNVPGADTVGVAGVLADLGVDYIHLDAMKPGEDRADLELVSLVSEVKGDSILIGNNSVRDLESARAMLAAGADAVSVARAAISGRLGFNLRELKFNSD encoded by the coding sequence ATGGCAGGAATAAGTGACGCGGAATTCTGCCTGAAACTTATCCCCTATGGATTCGACATGGTCACCCTTGGAGGCTACAATGCGGATAGAGAGACCTCCAGGGCCGGCAGGCTCATAGCTCAGAGGGGCAGACCTGAATTTGATTTTGACTGTTCTGAACTGAGATCAATCATCAATCATGAGGCCTCAAGGATAAAGGAGAGGTTCGATGTGATGGTCTCAGTGAACATCAGGGCCCTTGAACCTGAAAGGATAGTGGAAATCTCCTCCATTGAGTCTGTTGACGTTGTTGAGATCAATGCACACTGCAGACAGCCGGAGATAACAGAAATAGGGGCAGGCCAGTCAATGCTCCTGGATCCTGAATTCCTGGAGGACTTCACAGCGGAGGTTACAGGGAAGGCGAGATCCAGGGTTTCAGTCAAGATACGTGGAAACGTACCTGGGGCTGACACCGTCGGGGTGGCAGGGGTTCTGGCTGACCTTGGGGTCGACTACATCCACCTCGATGCAATGAAACCCGGGGAGGACAGGGCTGACCTGGAACTCGTATCCCTTGTTTCAGAGGTGAAGGGGGACTCCATCCTCATAGGTAACAATTCTGTGAGGGACCTTGAATCCGCGAGGGCAATGCTTGCAGCCGGGGCTGATGCTGTGTCGGTTGCAAGGGCGGCAATATCCGGCAGACTCGGTTTCAACCTCAGGGAACTGAAATTTAATTCAGACTAA
- a CDS encoding GTP cyclohydrolase III, producing MIQMTLIQIDNYGPWTVTPTPRNEADLQIMQAELYADLQRQFAARQGLVFFTRFDNMLAVTNGMDLEDHRRIQKSIGNRYPITVSMGVGAAETPYDAQRNASRALQSHGGAQSEERKEVLAIDGLVDEGYVQIAHIDINGITETMTDIVPAYDTSFIVNRVQHFLMKKLIKEGALLFFIGGDNFMSPCNGLEPQGLLRIINEIDDEINVALKAGIGKAPTAEKAANLADLALEEIRGGFTYDLVHVMKE from the coding sequence ATGATACAAATGACCTTAATTCAAATAGACAACTATGGGCCATGGACAGTCACACCAACCCCCCGTAATGAGGCGGATCTCCAGATAATGCAGGCAGAGCTCTACGCTGATCTTCAGCGCCAGTTTGCTGCCCGCCAGGGACTTGTGTTCTTCACAAGATTCGATAACATGCTTGCAGTCACCAATGGAATGGACCTTGAGGACCACCGCAGGATACAGAAATCCATAGGCAACAGGTACCCAATAACCGTGAGCATGGGTGTGGGCGCTGCTGAGACACCCTACGATGCTCAGAGGAACGCTTCAAGGGCTCTTCAGAGCCATGGAGGCGCCCAGTCAGAGGAGAGGAAGGAGGTACTTGCCATAGACGGCCTTGTGGATGAGGGCTACGTGCAGATAGCTCACATCGATATCAATGGCATCACAGAGACAATGACCGACATTGTACCTGCCTATGACACATCCTTCATCGTGAACAGGGTTCAGCATTTTCTGATGAAAAAGCTGATAAAGGAGGGCGCCCTCCTATTCTTCATAGGCGGAGACAACTTCATGTCCCCCTGCAATGGTCTTGAACCTCAGGGTCTCCTGAGGATAATCAATGAGATAGATGATGAGATAAACGTGGCCCTTAAGGCGGGCATAGGAAAGGCCCCGACAGCCGAGAAGGCGGCAAACCTGGCTGACCTGGCCCTTGAGGAAATAAGGGGCGGCTTCACCTATGACCTTGTCCATGTGATGAAGGAATAG
- the cofD gene encoding 2-phospho-L-lactate transferase, whose product MITVLSGGTGTPKLLQGLVRVVDPEEVTVIVNTVENGYLSGVYVAPDVDTVLYTLAGIINEETWYGVEGDTFITHETLRELGCPELLRIGDRDRAFKIQKTLLLGEMPLHRAVEIQSRALGVESRVLPMSNEDSDIVIVTDEGDMEFHEFLVERRSEPRVLDVRFSRLEPAPGVLDAIESADMVILGPSNPVTSIGPIINMEGVTDSLKKVNVSAVSPFTGGRPFSGPAGKFMEAKGYDASSLGVAEIYADFLDRLVIDETDSDLKGEIEKLIKEVTITKTNMKNIGDKIMLARILLGEIL is encoded by the coding sequence ATGATAACCGTTCTATCGGGGGGTACAGGAACACCCAAGCTCCTGCAGGGGCTCGTCAGGGTAGTTGATCCTGAAGAGGTAACAGTTATAGTGAACACAGTTGAGAACGGCTACCTTTCAGGAGTCTATGTGGCTCCCGATGTTGACACGGTTCTCTACACCCTTGCAGGCATCATCAACGAGGAGACATGGTACGGTGTGGAGGGCGATACCTTCATCACCCATGAGACCCTCAGGGAACTTGGATGCCCTGAACTCCTCAGAATAGGGGACAGGGATCGGGCATTTAAGATACAGAAGACCCTCCTCCTGGGGGAGATGCCCCTTCACAGGGCTGTGGAGATACAGTCCAGGGCACTGGGCGTTGAATCCAGGGTTCTGCCCATGAGTAATGAGGATTCCGACATAGTCATAGTCACCGATGAGGGAGATATGGAGTTCCATGAATTCCTTGTTGAGAGGAGATCCGAGCCGCGGGTCCTTGATGTGAGATTCAGCCGGCTTGAACCCGCCCCCGGCGTACTTGATGCCATTGAATCAGCAGACATGGTTATACTGGGACCATCAAATCCGGTCACATCCATAGGGCCCATCATAAATATGGAGGGGGTCACTGATTCCCTGAAAAAGGTGAATGTATCTGCTGTATCCCCCTTTACCGGCGGTAGGCCCTTCAGTGGTCCCGCCGGGAAATTCATGGAGGCGAAGGGCTATGATGCCTCAAGTCTTGGGGTTGCAGAGATCTACGCAGATTTTCTTGACAGACTGGTAATCGATGAAACCGATTCTGATCTCAAGGGGGAAATAGAAAAACTAATAAAAGAGGTGACAATAACAAAGACCAACATGAAAAACATAGGGGATAAAATAATGTTGGCCAGAATACTTTTGGGTGAAATATTATGA